The following are encoded together in the Zingiber officinale cultivar Zhangliang chromosome 8A, Zo_v1.1, whole genome shotgun sequence genome:
- the LOC122011528 gene encoding plastocyanin-like: MAATFAASPALAEAPASFGGLRGRSSSSVRRGSDRVVVVRASLKEAVGLAVAATAASAVVASGSAQAFDVLLGSDSGELAFVPSSFSVAAGEKIVFKNNAGFPHNVVFDEDEVPAGVDAGAISMAEEDLLNAQGETYSVTLSAKGTYGFYCAPHQGAGMVGKVTVN, from the coding sequence ATGGCCGCTACCTTCGCCGCCTCTCCGGCACTCGCCGAAGCCCCTGCTTCCTTCGGAGGCCTCAGGGGCCGCAGCAGCAGCAGCGTGAGGAGGGGCAGTGACAGAGTAGTAGTAGTTCGAGCGTCGCTCAAGGAGGCGGTGGGCTTGGCAGTGGCTGCGACGGCGGCCAGCGCGGTGGTGGCGAGCGGCAGCGCGCAGGCCTTTGACGTGCTGCTGGGGAGCGACAGTGGGGAACTGGCGTTCGTGCCGAGCAGCTTCTCGGTGGCGGCGGGGGAGAAGATCGTGTTCAAGAACAACGCCGGGTTCCCGCACAACGTGGTGTTCGACGAGGACGAGGTCCCGGCAGGCGTCGACGCTGGGGCCATCTCCATGGCGGAGGAGGACCTGCTGAACGCTCAGGGGGAGACTTACTCCGTCACGCTTAGCGCCAAGGGCACCTACGGCTTCTACTGCGCCCCGCACCAGGGCGCCGGCATGGTCGGAAAAGTAACCGTCAACTGA
- the LOC122008866 gene encoding probable protein phosphatase 2C 60 isoform X1: MLTKLMNLFKACWQPSSDRYTHTDSDLAGRQDGLLWYKDSGEHVYGEFSMAVIQANNLLEDQSQLESGPLSSLECGPYGTFVGVYDGHGGPETSRYVNDHLFQNMKRFATEQQSMSTDVIRKAYQSTEEGFISFVTKQWPVKPQIAAVGSCCLVGVICGSTLYIANVGDSRAVLGRGVKATGEVLAVQLSVEHNVAIESVRQELHSMHPDDKQIVVLKHNVWRVKGIIQISRSIGDVYLKKAEFNCEPLHVKFRLREPFKKPILSAEPSIIVQPLQPQDQFLIFASDGLWEHLSNQEAVNIVQNNPRNGSARRLIKAALQEAAKKREMRYSDLKKIDRGVRRHFHDDITVIVVFLDSDLVSRASSLKGPSLSVRGGGINTRAHSLVPSTIPTEDLASL; encoded by the exons ATGTTAACAAAATTGATGAACCTTTTTAAGGCCTGCTGGCAACCATCTTCAGACAGATACACCCACACAGATTCTGATTTGGCTGGTCGACAGGATGGGCTTCTATGGTACAAGGACAGTGGGGAGCATGTTTATGGTGAGTTCTCCATGGCCGTTATACAAGCAAATAACTTGCTGGAGGATCAGAGCCAACTCGAGTCCGGACCTCTCAGCTCACTGGAATGTGGCCCATATGGAACTTTTGTTGGTGTTTATGATGGGCATGGTGGTCCAGAAACTTCTCGATATGTCAATGATCATCTCTTTCAGAACATGAAAA GATTTGCAACAGAGCAGCAGTCAATGTCAACTGATGTAATAAGAAAGGCATACCAGTCAACAGAGGAGGGTTTTATCTCCTTCGTAACCAAACAATGGCCTGTGAAGCCTCAGATTGCAGCTGTAGGCTCATGTTGTCTGGTTGGGGTGATATGTGGCAGTACACTTTATATAGCTAATGTTGGTGACTCCCGCGCTGTTTTAGGAAGAGGTGTGAAAGCAACTGGAGAAGTTTTGGCTGTGCAATTGTCAGTGGAACACAATGTAGCAATTGAATCTGTGAGACAAGAATTGCATTCGATGCATCCTGATGATAAACAAATTGTTGTTTTAAAGCATAATGTATGGCGTGTAAAGGGCATAATCCAG ATCTCCAGGTCAATTGGTGATGTATATCTAAAAAAGGCTGAATTTAACTGTGAACCATTGCATGTAAAATTCAGGCTTCGAGAGCCATTCAAGAAGCCTATACTGAGTGCAGAACCATCAATTATTGTGCAACCACTACAACCTCAAGATCAGTTCCTTATATTTGCATCTGATGGGCTCTGGGAGCATCTTAGTAATCAAGAAGCTGTTAATATTGTCCAAAACAACCCTCGAAAT GGGAGTGCTCGGAGACTCATCAAAGCTGCGTTACAAGAAGCTGCAAAGAAACGTGAGATGAGGTACTCGGATCTCAAGAAGATCGACCGCGGAGTTCGTCGACATTTCCATGATGACATAACTGTAATAGTCGTATTCCTTGACTCGGATCTTGTTAGCAGAGCCAGCTCACTCAAGGGACCCTCCCTTTCTGTACGAGGAGGTGGCATCAATACCCGAGCACATTCTCTTGTTCCCTCTACAATACCGACAGAAGATCTTGCTAGCTTGTAG
- the LOC122008866 gene encoding probable protein phosphatase 2C 60 isoform X2 — protein MLTKLMNLFKACWQPSSDRYTHTDSDLAGRQDGLLWYKDSGEHVYGEFSMAVIQANNLLEDQSQLESGPLSSLECGPYGTFVGVYDGHGGPETSRYVNDHLFQNMKRFATEQQSMSTDVIRKAYQSTEEGFISFVTKQWPVKPQIAAVGSCCLVGVICGSTLYIANVGDSRAVLGRGVKATGEVLAVQLSVEHNVAIESVRQELHSMHPDDKQIVVLKHNVWRVKGIIQISRSIGDVYLKKAEFNCEPLHVKFRLREPFKKPILSAEPSIIVQPLQPQDQFLIFASDGLWEHLSNQEAVNIVQNNPRNPW, from the exons ATGTTAACAAAATTGATGAACCTTTTTAAGGCCTGCTGGCAACCATCTTCAGACAGATACACCCACACAGATTCTGATTTGGCTGGTCGACAGGATGGGCTTCTATGGTACAAGGACAGTGGGGAGCATGTTTATGGTGAGTTCTCCATGGCCGTTATACAAGCAAATAACTTGCTGGAGGATCAGAGCCAACTCGAGTCCGGACCTCTCAGCTCACTGGAATGTGGCCCATATGGAACTTTTGTTGGTGTTTATGATGGGCATGGTGGTCCAGAAACTTCTCGATATGTCAATGATCATCTCTTTCAGAACATGAAAA GATTTGCAACAGAGCAGCAGTCAATGTCAACTGATGTAATAAGAAAGGCATACCAGTCAACAGAGGAGGGTTTTATCTCCTTCGTAACCAAACAATGGCCTGTGAAGCCTCAGATTGCAGCTGTAGGCTCATGTTGTCTGGTTGGGGTGATATGTGGCAGTACACTTTATATAGCTAATGTTGGTGACTCCCGCGCTGTTTTAGGAAGAGGTGTGAAAGCAACTGGAGAAGTTTTGGCTGTGCAATTGTCAGTGGAACACAATGTAGCAATTGAATCTGTGAGACAAGAATTGCATTCGATGCATCCTGATGATAAACAAATTGTTGTTTTAAAGCATAATGTATGGCGTGTAAAGGGCATAATCCAG ATCTCCAGGTCAATTGGTGATGTATATCTAAAAAAGGCTGAATTTAACTGTGAACCATTGCATGTAAAATTCAGGCTTCGAGAGCCATTCAAGAAGCCTATACTGAGTGCAGAACCATCAATTATTGTGCAACCACTACAACCTCAAGATCAGTTCCTTATATTTGCATCTGATGGGCTCTGGGAGCATCTTAGTAATCAAGAAGCTGTTAATATTGTCCAAAACAACCCTCGAAAT CCATGGTGA
- the LOC122008867 gene encoding E3 ubiquitin-protein ligase MARCHF2-like isoform X1, producing the protein MSGYEWIAIKMQLTISNDSQEVSDTEPILPKSVATFGSESPSSSEIRVVATECDLDDIDDERCNLVNQDCPQCRICLDTGGDDLIAPCYCRGTQKYVHRSCLDNWRSTKEGFAFAHCTECRAAFLLRANVPPDRWWLRLKFQLLVARDHVLIFFIVQLVVAVLGMLVYRFYGEELREMFGYEEHPYGFYTMAILAVILVGLLYGFFIAIICGQRINERHYHVLAKQELTKEYVVESRDENKNVPELDPSHVTELQMLGLY; encoded by the exons ATGTCTGGTTATGAGTGGATCGCCATCAAGATGCAGTTGACAATATCTAATGATAGTCAAGAAGTATCTGATACTGAGCCAATTCTTCCAAAGTCAGTTGCTACATTTGGCTCTGAGTCACCATCTTCAAGTGAAATTAGGGTTGTGGCTACTGAGTGTGACCTGGATGATATTGATGATGAGCGATGTAATTTGGTCAATCAAGATTGTCCACAATGCAGAATTTGCCTTGATACAGGAG GAGATGACTTGATTGCGCCTTGCTATTGCAGGGGAACACAGAAGTATGTTCATCGATCTTGTCTTGACAATTGGAGATCAACAAAG GAGGGCTTTGCGTTTGCACACTGCACAGAGTGCAGAGCTGCTTTCTTACTGCGAGCAAATGTGCCTCCAGATCGGTGGTGGCTTAGATTGAAATTTCAACTCCTTGTAGCCAGGGACCATGTTCTTATATTTTTTATTGTGCAACTG GTTGTCGCTGTCTTGGGTATGTTGGTGTACAGATTTTATGGTGAAGAATTGCGAGAAATGTTTGGGTACGAAGAACATCCTTATGGTTTTTACACAATGGCGA TATTGGCTGTAATTCTGGTGGGCTTGCTATATGGCTTCTTCATTGCTATAATTTGTGGACAGAGAATTAATGAGAGGCATTACCATGTTCTTGCAAAACAGGAGCTGACAAAG GAGTACGTGGTGGAAAGTCGAGATGAAAATAAGAATGTGCCTGAACTTGATCCTAGTCATGTTACTGAGTTGCAAATGCTGGGGCTATATTGA
- the LOC122008867 gene encoding E3 ubiquitin-protein ligase MARCHF2-like isoform X2, whose amino-acid sequence MSGYEWIAIKMQLTISNDSQEVSDTEPILPKSVATFGSESPSSSEIRVVATECDLDDIDDERCNLVNQDCPQCRICLDTGGDDLIAPCYCRGTQKYVHRSCLDNWRSTKEGFAFAHCTECRAAFLLRANVPPDRWWLRLKFQLLVARDHVLIFFIVQLVVAVLGMLVYRFYGEELREMFGYEEHPYGFYTMAILAVILVGLLYGFFIAIICGQRINERHYHVLAKQELTKV is encoded by the exons ATGTCTGGTTATGAGTGGATCGCCATCAAGATGCAGTTGACAATATCTAATGATAGTCAAGAAGTATCTGATACTGAGCCAATTCTTCCAAAGTCAGTTGCTACATTTGGCTCTGAGTCACCATCTTCAAGTGAAATTAGGGTTGTGGCTACTGAGTGTGACCTGGATGATATTGATGATGAGCGATGTAATTTGGTCAATCAAGATTGTCCACAATGCAGAATTTGCCTTGATACAGGAG GAGATGACTTGATTGCGCCTTGCTATTGCAGGGGAACACAGAAGTATGTTCATCGATCTTGTCTTGACAATTGGAGATCAACAAAG GAGGGCTTTGCGTTTGCACACTGCACAGAGTGCAGAGCTGCTTTCTTACTGCGAGCAAATGTGCCTCCAGATCGGTGGTGGCTTAGATTGAAATTTCAACTCCTTGTAGCCAGGGACCATGTTCTTATATTTTTTATTGTGCAACTG GTTGTCGCTGTCTTGGGTATGTTGGTGTACAGATTTTATGGTGAAGAATTGCGAGAAATGTTTGGGTACGAAGAACATCCTTATGGTTTTTACACAATGGCGA TATTGGCTGTAATTCTGGTGGGCTTGCTATATGGCTTCTTCATTGCTATAATTTGTGGACAGAGAATTAATGAGAGGCATTACCATGTTCTTGCAAAACAGGAGCTGACAAAGGTTTGA